One Dissulfuribacter thermophilus genomic region harbors:
- a CDS encoding DtxR family transcriptional regulator codes for MTDTLALTSSLEDYLEAIYNIIQEKKAVRVKDIAQRLKVSSASVTGALRTLAKRNFLNYAPYDVITLTAEGEKLAKEIVRRHEVLKDFFVKVLAVEPDAADEAACRLEHGIPPDIVNRLVKFIEFIEICPLGGQELIKGFQRHLESGAKKDLCEQCINLVKERVHSSDESVDDVARQIPLSKLNIGDKGMIKRIKAKGSLKKRFKEMGVTPGTVIEVERIAPIGDPIEVKVMGYHLSLRKEEASKIEVEIL; via the coding sequence ATGACTGATACTTTGGCGCTTACATCAAGCCTCGAAGACTATCTTGAAGCCATTTACAACATAATTCAGGAAAAAAAGGCGGTACGAGTCAAAGATATTGCCCAAAGATTGAAGGTTAGCAGTGCATCTGTAACAGGTGCGCTAAGGACCCTTGCCAAGAGGAATTTTCTTAATTACGCACCGTATGATGTCATAACTCTTACGGCTGAAGGAGAAAAGCTTGCAAAGGAAATAGTAAGACGACATGAAGTATTGAAGGATTTTTTCGTAAAGGTACTTGCTGTTGAACCAGATGCAGCTGATGAGGCTGCATGTAGGCTTGAGCATGGAATCCCACCAGATATCGTAAATCGTCTTGTCAAGTTTATAGAATTTATTGAGATTTGTCCCCTTGGAGGCCAAGAACTCATAAAGGGTTTTCAAAGGCACTTAGAAAGTGGGGCAAAGAAAGATCTGTGTGAGCAATGTATAAATCTTGTTAAGGAAAGGGTGCATAGCAGTGATGAATCGGTTGATGATGTAGCCAGGCAAATACCTCTCTCAAAATTGAATATAGGAGACAAGGGGATGATTAAAAGAATAAAGGCAAAGGGCTCTCTAAAAAAGAGATTTAAAGAGATGGGGGTCACCCCAGGAACTGTGATTGAGGTAGAAAGAATAGCTCCAATAGGTGATCCCATAGAGGTTAAGGTAATGGGTTATCATCTGAGTCTTCGAAAAGAAGAAGCCTCTAAAATAGAGGTAGAAATTCTTTAA
- a CDS encoding FeoA family protein, which translates to MKKRLSELPVGAKGKITGFYQDSIRCRERLASMGLTPNTVLEILRIAPMGDPVEIKVRGYMLSLRLDEARSVVVEEV; encoded by the coding sequence ATGAAAAAAAGGCTCTCTGAACTACCTGTAGGTGCCAAAGGAAAGATTACTGGCTTCTATCAGGATTCAATTCGTTGCAGGGAACGACTTGCCTCCATGGGACTTACCCCCAATACCGTATTAGAAATCCTAAGAATCGCACCGATGGGCGATCCTGTTGAGATAAAGGTTAGGGGCTACATGCTTAGCCTTAGGCTGGATGAGGCTAGGTCAGTCGTTGTAGAGGAGGTCTAA
- a CDS encoding nucleoside recognition domain-containing protein — MARAAFVMDRFMRFIGLPGNAFIPMLVGFGCNVPAIMATRTLQTQRDRILTIMMNPFMSCGARLPVYALFAAAFFPHGGQNLVLLLYVTGIAIAVLTGIILRNTLLKGEITPFVMELPPYHLPTPRSVLLRTYERLKSFLFRAGKVLVPIIVLLSFFNSIGTDGTFGNENTPNSVLASMSKKIAPAFSTIGITEENWPATVGLFSGIFAKEAVVGTLDSLYNNMDKKISTGEMDSEGENGFNFLASLKEAFLTIPENLKEVTNSLLDPIGISIDYASNIDEASKEMEVNKNTFGSMVTLFGSKIAAFAYLLFVLLYFPCSAAIAAIYRETNLKWTLFGGFWTTFMAWTTSTIFYQSATFNQHPHSSMFWIIICVSLFLGIVGLLYLIGSKRSACQEATAMLES; from the coding sequence ATGGCCCGTGCCGCATTTGTCATGGACAGGTTCATGCGTTTTATCGGACTACCTGGGAATGCCTTTATCCCTATGCTCGTGGGATTTGGATGTAATGTACCTGCTATCATGGCAACCCGCACTCTTCAAACACAACGGGACAGAATCTTGACCATCATGATGAATCCGTTCATGTCCTGCGGTGCGCGGTTGCCAGTATATGCCCTGTTTGCCGCTGCCTTCTTCCCTCATGGCGGACAAAATCTTGTTTTATTACTATATGTTACCGGGATAGCCATTGCAGTCTTAACTGGCATAATCCTCAGAAATACCCTCTTAAAGGGCGAGATTACTCCCTTTGTAATGGAACTTCCTCCATATCACCTGCCTACACCAAGATCAGTCCTTTTAAGGACCTATGAACGCCTCAAAAGTTTCCTCTTCAGGGCAGGAAAGGTACTGGTCCCCATCATAGTTTTACTCTCATTTTTTAATTCCATTGGTACTGATGGGACTTTCGGGAACGAAAACACCCCCAATTCAGTACTTGCTTCAATGAGTAAAAAAATTGCCCCTGCATTCAGTACAATTGGCATAACTGAAGAAAACTGGCCTGCCACAGTCGGGCTATTCAGTGGTATTTTTGCCAAAGAGGCAGTTGTTGGGACTCTTGATTCTCTTTATAACAACATGGACAAAAAAATCTCTACTGGAGAAATGGACAGTGAAGGGGAAAATGGTTTCAATTTCCTTGCCTCCCTCAAAGAGGCATTTTTGACCATTCCTGAAAACTTAAAAGAGGTTACAAATAGCCTTTTAGATCCCATCGGAATCTCAATAGATTATGCCTCTAACATTGATGAAGCGTCTAAAGAAATGGAAGTCAACAAAAACACCTTTGGATCAATGGTCACCCTATTTGGTAGTAAGATTGCGGCCTTTGCCTATCTCCTTTTTGTGCTCCTGTACTTTCCCTGTAGTGCTGCTATTGCAGCCATTTATAGAGAAACCAATTTAAAGTGGACCCTATTTGGCGGTTTTTGGACCACCTTTATGGCATGGACTACTTCAACTATCTTCTATCAGTCCGCCACATTTAATCAGCATCCTCATTCATCCATGTTCTGGATAATAATTTGCGTGTCTTTGTTCCTGGGTATCGTAGGCCTGCTCTATTTAATAGGCTCCAAGAGAAGCGCTTGCCAGGAAGCTACGGCGATGCTTGAGAGCTAA
- a CDS encoding FeoC-like transcriptional regulator, with translation MDPIQLKNYLKKRKIAPLEDIVNHFKAEALVVELMCDLWIRKGKLVKYTQNLGCAKGCCKCASSKITLYEWVD, from the coding sequence ATGGATCCAATTCAGTTAAAAAATTATCTCAAGAAGAGGAAGATAGCCCCACTTGAAGACATAGTGAATCACTTCAAGGCTGAAGCGTTAGTAGTTGAACTTATGTGTGATCTATGGATACGTAAAGGCAAACTAGTCAAATACACACAAAATTTGGGATGTGCAAAAGGATGCTGCAAGTGTGCCTCGTCAAAAATTACACTTTATGAATGGGTTGATTAG
- a CDS encoding (Fe-S)-binding protein codes for MNKCSRCGKCHSFCPVYSVALNERLSPRGKYHLISACTSALSSEEETLETIGACLQCGACESLCPSEAEVGRLVREIRSTTESHGNWDEIIKFVVSRPGLSDFFIKRISKLPIGSGLASRIIKMTPWGTPSFPKRSFVETVKRKRVPKLRSGDKRISFFVGCVQNYLLPHIPEQGLSFLGNKVRVPEAQVCCGLPAWSAGWKDAFRSLVKRNLDCLLERDTGAIITLCSSCAYTIKKIWPLAFSEGSSEFERAKAAAEMLIDVGEFLVGIGSHRMTNKVSKGLKVAIHSPCHERFLGSNKSEGIEHLLKDYGHEVMARISVCCGHGGTFSMKFSQWSQEIFKRAMSEFESSGADLLVTTCSGCMLQWRMGMESMYGKKANRVARHVIEIL; via the coding sequence ATGAATAAGTGTTCGAGATGCGGAAAGTGTCATTCATTTTGCCCTGTTTATTCGGTTGCGTTAAACGAGCGGCTTTCTCCAAGGGGAAAATATCACCTGATTTCAGCCTGCACTTCGGCTTTGTCCTCTGAAGAAGAGACCCTTGAGACTATCGGTGCATGTCTCCAGTGCGGGGCATGTGAGTCCTTGTGTCCATCTGAGGCAGAGGTTGGGCGTCTCGTTAGAGAGATCCGTTCAACTACTGAATCACATGGTAATTGGGATGAAATAATAAAATTTGTGGTATCACGGCCCGGACTGAGTGATTTTTTTATAAAACGTATCTCGAAACTCCCAATTGGTTCAGGGCTGGCCTCTAGAATCATCAAGATGACACCGTGGGGAACCCCCAGTTTTCCCAAACGGTCATTTGTTGAAACCGTAAAAAGGAAGAGAGTTCCTAAACTGAGGTCTGGGGACAAGAGGATAAGCTTTTTTGTTGGATGCGTCCAAAATTATCTGTTGCCACATATCCCAGAGCAGGGGCTTAGTTTTTTGGGAAATAAGGTCAGGGTTCCAGAGGCCCAGGTGTGTTGTGGACTTCCAGCGTGGAGTGCAGGCTGGAAGGATGCCTTTAGGAGTCTTGTAAAAAGGAATCTCGATTGCCTGCTTGAAAGGGATACCGGAGCCATAATTACCCTGTGTTCAAGTTGTGCCTACACTATAAAAAAAATATGGCCCTTGGCATTTTCAGAGGGCTCTTCTGAGTTTGAGCGGGCAAAGGCCGCTGCTGAGATGCTGATTGATGTGGGCGAATTCCTAGTAGGGATAGGCTCTCATCGCATGACAAATAAGGTATCTAAAGGCCTTAAGGTAGCCATTCACAGTCCGTGTCATGAAAGGTTTTTGGGATCTAATAAGTCTGAAGGGATCGAACATCTTCTAAAAGATTATGGTCATGAGGTTATGGCCAGGATATCAGTTTGTTGCGGACATGGAGGCACGTTTTCAATGAAATTTTCACAATGGAGCCAGGAGATCTTTAAACGTGCTATGAGCGAATTTGAGAGTTCAGGAGCAGACCTTTTGGTTACCACCTGTTCTGGATGTATGCTCCAGTGGAGGATGGGAATGGAATCTATGTATGGTAAAAAGGCAAACAGGGTTGCAAGACACGTGATAGAGATCCTGTGA
- a CDS encoding HD domain-containing protein, with translation MSECMATQRTAKFLFEAMMLKRTLRTGYAFLGKGKESVAAHTYGTLIIAYVLSRIIDEPVNVERLLLLCLLHDLPEARTGDANAVHKKYVQILEDKAICDMLEGLDQGEEIAKILKEWKEADTIESKLARDADQLDMLISLKEKMDLGSEDAKKWIPHVKRRLKTSCARKMAEAILDEHWASWWMETFSEEDRYEEIG, from the coding sequence ATGAGTGAATGTATGGCTACTCAAAGGACTGCAAAATTTTTATTTGAGGCAATGATGCTAAAACGCACCCTTCGTACTGGATATGCCTTTCTTGGAAAGGGAAAGGAGAGCGTTGCAGCCCATACATATGGCACCTTGATAATAGCATATGTCCTTTCCAGGATTATTGATGAGCCAGTAAACGTGGAAAGGCTCCTTTTGTTGTGTCTTCTTCACGACTTACCAGAGGCACGGACTGGTGACGCAAATGCAGTACATAAAAAATATGTACAGATCCTTGAAGACAAGGCCATTTGTGACATGCTTGAAGGTCTTGATCAAGGCGAGGAGATTGCCAAGATCCTTAAGGAGTGGAAGGAGGCAGATACGATTGAATCGAAGCTTGCAAGGGATGCCGATCAGTTGGATATGCTCATATCTCTCAAGGAAAAGATGGATCTTGGCAGTGAGGATGCCAAGAAGTGGATTCCCCATGTTAAAAGGCGTTTAAAAACCAGTTGTGCCAGAAAAATGGCTGAGGCCATATTGGATGAACACTGGGCATCCTGGTGGATGGAAACTTTCTCTGAGGAGGATCGATATGAAGAGATTGGCTAA
- the holA gene encoding DNA polymerase III subunit delta: MERKTNLEDVLKLLEGKGSGGIYIALLGPGTLIYPVEERIVDSVFGEVSHRNVELIDCEGLNAQAILNRLKSQSLLGGARIVVLRNFSKSSLDGLSLLSDWFKKNKEKKTAPLVIVEDEVLSQDRQIKGILNEFSLVIDLSFHALSKKDRVERARTLIDSWLKEAGKTITNDARELFLNSIDLKDPAYIKTELEKVISGVGNRTRITVQDVAKLTVETKQEEIYEFTHALGKKDRAKAYIVLANLLDHGVHPLAILQLLSTWLARILVLKTIFRDSLGDPDKVSYNTFQAKILPKIKDELGEPLPWPLAKMKPYALFNLWKASMLQNERALIVAIKDLPRLDIALKSGSGLERIHIERFMERFLDS; the protein is encoded by the coding sequence TTGGAAAGGAAAACTAACCTTGAGGATGTACTTAAACTCCTTGAAGGTAAAGGCTCTGGTGGAATCTATATTGCCCTTTTGGGTCCAGGAACCCTTATTTACCCAGTAGAAGAGCGGATAGTTGATTCGGTATTTGGAGAAGTATCACATAGAAATGTTGAGCTTATTGATTGCGAAGGCCTGAATGCACAAGCCATTTTAAATCGTCTCAAGAGTCAGAGTCTCCTTGGGGGAGCGCGGATTGTAGTTTTGAGAAATTTTTCTAAGTCCAGCCTAGATGGCCTATCGCTTTTATCTGACTGGTTTAAAAAAAATAAAGAAAAGAAGACCGCTCCACTAGTCATTGTAGAAGACGAAGTCCTTTCGCAAGACAGACAAATAAAGGGGATCCTCAATGAATTTTCATTGGTTATTGATCTGAGTTTCCACGCCCTTTCAAAAAAGGATCGAGTGGAACGCGCAAGGACCCTTATAGACAGTTGGCTCAAAGAGGCTGGAAAGACCATTACAAATGACGCAAGGGAGCTGTTTTTAAACTCAATTGATCTCAAAGACCCTGCCTATATAAAGACTGAGCTGGAAAAGGTGATTTCAGGCGTTGGTAATAGGACAAGGATTACTGTTCAGGATGTAGCCAAACTAACGGTTGAGACCAAGCAGGAAGAGATATACGAATTTACCCATGCCCTTGGAAAAAAGGATAGAGCCAAGGCATATATCGTATTGGCGAATCTCCTTGATCACGGGGTCCATCCCCTGGCAATACTGCAACTGTTGAGTACATGGTTGGCCAGGATTTTGGTGTTAAAAACCATCTTTCGGGATAGCCTTGGTGATCCGGATAAGGTGTCTTACAATACTTTTCAGGCAAAGATCCTACCAAAGATCAAGGATGAGCTTGGAGAGCCACTTCCATGGCCTTTGGCAAAAATGAAGCCCTATGCCCTTTTCAATCTCTGGAAGGCCTCTATGCTTCAAAACGAAAGGGCCCTTATTGTGGCAATTAAAGATCTTCCAAGGCTCGATATCGCATTGAAATCTGGTTCTGGCCTTGAGAGAATACACATTGAGAGATTTATGGAGAGGTTTTTGGATTCATGA
- the proC gene encoding pyrroline-5-carboxylate reductase has protein sequence MKLKGLKIGFIGAGQMGSALIKGLIEKGLLDKMGIFASDPSFERRSIVEKDTGIKTFETNDECIKNVDIVLLAVKPQVMGPVLADIRPSIESRHLVVSIAAGISTKFIEDRLEAGTRVVRVMPNTPALVHEGAAAISPGSSASEEDLEIVREIFEAVGIAVTVPEELMDTVTGLSGSGPAYCFKFIEALIEGGILEGLPRDVAQKLAVQTVLGSARLVQILNEHPSKLEAMVTSPGGTTIRGLHALEKFAFKAGVMEAVSQATKRSKELGKEN, from the coding sequence ATGAAGCTAAAGGGTCTTAAGATAGGATTTATTGGTGCAGGACAGATGGGAAGTGCCCTCATTAAAGGGCTTATAGAAAAGGGCCTATTGGATAAAATGGGAATTTTTGCCTCTGATCCATCTTTTGAAAGGCGTTCAATCGTTGAAAAGGATACAGGTATCAAGACATTTGAAACCAATGATGAGTGCATAAAAAATGTTGATATTGTGTTGCTTGCTGTAAAGCCCCAGGTGATGGGGCCGGTCTTAGCGGATATAAGACCAAGTATAGAGTCGAGACACCTAGTAGTATCCATTGCAGCAGGCATTTCAACAAAATTTATTGAGGACAGGTTGGAGGCGGGTACTCGAGTTGTTCGAGTGATGCCCAATACCCCGGCCCTGGTCCATGAGGGTGCAGCAGCCATCAGCCCAGGAAGTAGTGCCAGTGAAGAAGACCTTGAAATCGTACGTGAGATATTTGAGGCAGTTGGTATTGCTGTCACTGTCCCAGAGGAGTTAATGGACACCGTCACTGGCCTTAGCGGCAGTGGTCCAGCCTATTGCTTCAAATTTATAGAAGCCTTGATAGAAGGGGGTATCCTGGAGGGCCTTCCAAGAGATGTTGCCCAGAAGCTAGCTGTGCAGACAGTCTTGGGTTCAGCACGTCTTGTTCAAATTCTTAACGAACATCCATCAAAACTCGAGGCCATGGTAACCAGCCCCGGAGGCACTACCATAAGAGGGCTTCATGCCCTTGAAAAATTTGCCTTTAAGGCTGGGGTAATGGAGGCCGTAAGCCAGGCAACAAAGAGGTCAAAAGAACTTGGAAAGGAAAACTAA